The following are from one region of the Candidatus Kapaibacterium sp. genome:
- a CDS encoding Gfo/Idh/MocA family oxidoreductase, whose protein sequence is MEGFGVAVVGVGHIAQTVHLPLLTRLPGVRVVAVYDRVLSKARFVAERFGIPYVASRLDELWQLDGVDIVDICTTTDAHPEIACAALEHGKHAFVEKPLARTLAEAQMVSQIAARSRGQLMVGMNHRFRPDVMLLRSYVGRGELGRIYYIKAGWLQPRQKERRWLTRTDISGGGVLIDLGIVLIDLVLWMYDFAPVRSVHAALFRQQTRVVEDLAVATLYFASGSIATIECSWSLMRPENLYYCNLFGTRGSGYINPFRVVRQTEGGEFLTIHAEGQACLPSAQQYTQSYAAEWQYFLNMLRGHVPPLSTAQEAVHRMRVLEALYRSGEEQREVLLSAEASAEPTS, encoded by the coding sequence ATGGAAGGCTTTGGCGTCGCCGTCGTCGGAGTAGGACACATCGCCCAAACCGTGCATCTCCCTCTCTTGACTCGCCTTCCGGGAGTTCGAGTTGTAGCCGTCTACGACCGGGTTCTCTCGAAAGCACGGTTTGTCGCTGAGCGCTTCGGCATCCCTTACGTTGCCAGTCGTTTAGACGAACTCTGGCAGTTGGACGGAGTTGACATCGTGGACATCTGCACGACCACTGATGCACACCCTGAGATCGCTTGTGCAGCCCTAGAACACGGTAAGCACGCCTTCGTTGAAAAGCCCCTTGCCCGCACACTTGCTGAAGCGCAAATGGTATCCCAGATAGCAGCCCGCAGCCGAGGCCAACTCATGGTAGGGATGAACCATCGCTTCCGCCCAGATGTGATGTTGCTGCGGTCCTACGTCGGGCGCGGCGAGCTAGGCAGGATTTACTACATCAAAGCCGGATGGCTCCAGCCTCGGCAGAAGGAGCGGCGCTGGCTCACCCGCACGGACATCTCCGGCGGAGGCGTGCTCATAGACCTGGGCATCGTGCTGATAGACCTAGTGCTGTGGATGTATGACTTCGCCCCCGTACGTTCTGTCCACGCAGCCCTCTTCCGCCAGCAGACGCGTGTAGTCGAGGACCTCGCAGTGGCGACCCTCTACTTCGCGAGTGGCAGTATCGCCACCATAGAGTGCTCTTGGTCCTTGATGCGGCCAGAGAACCTGTACTACTGTAACCTGTTCGGCACAAGGGGTAGCGGCTACATCAATCCATTCCGTGTCGTCCGGCAGACCGAGGGCGGGGAGTTCCTGACCATCCATGCCGAAGGGCAGGCCTGTCTACCCTCGGCTCAGCAGTATACCCAGTCGTACGCTGCTGAGTGGCAGTACTTCCTCAACATGCTCCGCGGGCATGTTCCACCACTCTCTACAGCCCAAGAAGCCGTCCACCGAATGCGGGTCCTGGAAGCACTCTATCGCTCCGGTGAGGAGCAACGCGAGGTCCTTCTCAGCGCCGAAGCCTCCGCTGAGCCAACCTCATAG
- a CDS encoding UDP-N-acetylglucosamine--N-acetylmuramyl-(pentapeptide) pyrophosphoryl-undecaprenol N-acetylglucosamine transferase: protein MPLRLLVAAGGTGGHFFPAVAVVQAAERIGPVEVYFAGRQDRIEGRFAPMLSWKFVALPVAPFSKDHALRFVAGMTKSLRLLAQLVRQLRPDVVLATGAYIGLPAGVVAGLRRIPLVLVEVNVLPGRAIRLLARGARVIVTAYEETAQWLPKSVHSRIRLYGVPVRQEFRNPPSAEEARRRLGLEPERPVIAVLGGSLGAARLNAVAQRLLPAVESGQFQLIWQYGERWTVPGELPAGVVARPFFSEPAVVMAAADCIVARAGGMTVAELCSIGRAAVLVPYPGAAEQHQEANARWMERNGAAMCVADMRAEQEVPAIVQQLLSNAAARQQMAARARRLARPDAAERIAAVLWELHSSHGKALGAKPQ from the coding sequence ATGCCTCTGCGACTCTTGGTGGCTGCAGGAGGGACGGGCGGACACTTCTTTCCCGCAGTGGCGGTCGTCCAGGCGGCCGAGCGAATCGGACCGGTAGAGGTCTACTTCGCTGGCCGGCAGGACCGGATTGAAGGCCGGTTTGCGCCGATGTTGAGCTGGAAATTTGTCGCACTCCCTGTTGCCCCGTTCAGCAAGGATCATGCGCTTCGCTTTGTGGCGGGGATGACCAAGAGCCTACGGTTGCTGGCCCAGCTCGTACGACAGCTACGCCCTGATGTTGTACTGGCGACAGGGGCCTACATTGGGCTGCCTGCTGGTGTCGTTGCAGGGCTGCGTCGCATTCCCTTGGTTCTGGTGGAGGTGAACGTCCTGCCGGGGAGGGCAATTCGACTGCTAGCGCGTGGAGCGCGGGTTATCGTGACGGCTTATGAGGAGACGGCGCAGTGGCTGCCAAAGTCGGTGCATTCACGGATTCGGCTCTATGGGGTGCCAGTTCGACAGGAGTTCAGGAATCCTCCGTCAGCGGAGGAAGCGCGCCGCCGTCTGGGGCTGGAGCCAGAACGGCCAGTCATAGCAGTACTCGGGGGGAGTCTGGGGGCAGCCCGTCTCAATGCTGTTGCGCAGCGACTGCTACCGGCCGTCGAGAGCGGACAGTTCCAGCTAATATGGCAGTACGGGGAACGGTGGACAGTTCCGGGGGAGTTGCCGGCCGGTGTCGTTGCGCGGCCGTTTTTCTCGGAGCCTGCTGTGGTGATGGCCGCTGCTGATTGTATCGTTGCGCGTGCAGGAGGAATGACAGTTGCTGAGCTCTGTAGCATTGGCCGTGCGGCCGTGCTGGTGCCCTATCCGGGGGCAGCAGAGCAACACCAGGAGGCGAATGCCCGCTGGATGGAACGGAATGGTGCAGCCATGTGTGTGGCGGATATGCGAGCGGAGCAAGAAGTCCCTGCAATTGTTCAGCAGCTCCTCAGCAACGCTGCCGCACGCCAGCAGATGGCAGCAAGGGCACGTCGGTTGGCGCGGCCCGATGCTGCCGAGCGAATAGCCGCAGTGCTGTGGGAGCTCCACAGCAGCCATGGGAAGGCTTTGGGGGCGAAGCCACAGTGA
- a CDS encoding SPOR domain-containing protein: MFYRCLGIACCLVWAAGAQQSPTEYARQALLRIAYGKLDSVRRELPEWLARYPNNPAILFLHAATLSDAHQAVTLYERIVREFPTSEWSDDALCRLVQYHALRRDTAQAWQLFERLRKEYPTSDFLPYAWETLRATVGPPPTSGIPFTPTPQPTRYTLQVAVFRTQELAEQEVARLRRLRLRATITERPRQGQLHYVVTVGDYPTREAAEKARSSVAALCRCQPIVVGKSP; this comes from the coding sequence ATGTTCTATCGCTGCCTTGGAATTGCCTGTTGCCTGGTCTGGGCTGCTGGAGCACAGCAATCTCCGACAGAATATGCCCGCCAGGCCTTGCTCCGGATTGCCTATGGGAAGCTGGACTCCGTCCGTCGAGAGCTGCCCGAATGGCTCGCCCGGTATCCCAACAATCCCGCCATTCTCTTCCTCCATGCTGCAACGCTCTCCGACGCTCATCAGGCCGTTACCCTCTATGAGCGCATCGTCCGCGAGTTTCCAACGAGCGAATGGAGCGATGATGCTCTCTGTCGCCTGGTCCAGTACCATGCGCTCCGCCGCGACACCGCGCAGGCATGGCAGCTCTTCGAGCGGCTGCGAAAAGAGTATCCCACATCAGACTTCCTCCCGTATGCCTGGGAGACGCTGCGAGCAACCGTAGGACCTCCCCCTACCTCTGGCATTCCCTTTACACCGACCCCACAGCCGACGCGGTACACCCTCCAAGTCGCGGTTTTCCGCACGCAGGAATTGGCCGAACAAGAAGTTGCCCGCTTGCGCCGCCTCCGCCTCCGAGCGACGATTACGGAGAGACCTCGCCAAGGACAATTGCACTACGTTGTCACTGTTGGAGACTACCCCACGCGCGAAGCTGCCGAGAAAGCCCGGAGTAGCGTTGCCGCACTGTGCCGGTGCCAACCGATAGTTGTTGGTAAATCTCCCTGA
- the queF gene encoding preQ(1) synthase: MAVSIETFPNPKPGRRYVITHINPEFTSVCPRTGLPDFGTVTVRYVPDQLCLELKSLKYYFLQYRNQGIYYEDVTNRILDDLVAACDPLEMEVITEWNTRGGMRSVIQARYERPKERG; this comes from the coding sequence ATGGCGGTATCAATCGAGACCTTTCCTAACCCGAAACCGGGACGGCGATATGTCATCACGCACATCAATCCGGAGTTCACCTCTGTCTGTCCTCGGACTGGATTGCCCGACTTTGGGACCGTCACGGTGCGCTATGTCCCGGACCAGCTCTGTTTGGAGCTGAAGTCGCTGAAGTACTACTTCCTGCAGTACCGCAACCAGGGCATCTACTACGAGGACGTCACCAACCGCATCCTGGACGACTTGGTGGCAGCTTGCGATCCGCTGGAGATGGAGGTCATCACCGAGTGGAACACCCGCGGCGGTATGCGCTCAGTCATCCAAGCTCGGTACGAGCGCCCGAAGGAACGAGGATGA
- a CDS encoding 6-carboxytetrahydropterin synthase has protein sequence MSIRIAKEFRWEMAHRLPFHTCGCQNVHGHSYRAVVTLEGEPDARGMVLDYLELARLVEPILQRLDHAFLCSEDDEPMVRFFQQHPELKVVFVPFLTTAENIAQWLLEQLAPELRSYPNLHRLSVRVHETERTFAEASLQLHTDPVPHQEGLTLTTSP, from the coding sequence ATGAGCATCCGGATCGCGAAAGAGTTTCGCTGGGAGATGGCCCACCGGCTCCCCTTCCACACCTGCGGCTGCCAGAATGTGCATGGGCACTCCTACCGTGCTGTTGTTACCCTGGAAGGGGAACCCGACGCCCGCGGAATGGTGCTGGACTATCTGGAGCTGGCTCGTCTGGTAGAGCCAATCCTCCAACGCCTCGACCACGCCTTCCTCTGCTCCGAGGACGATGAGCCGATGGTGCGCTTCTTCCAGCAGCACCCCGAGCTTAAGGTTGTCTTCGTTCCTTTCCTGACAACGGCGGAGAATATAGCCCAGTGGCTTCTGGAGCAGCTTGCTCCTGAACTCCGAAGCTATCCGAATCTGCACCGACTCAGCGTGCGCGTGCACGAAACCGAGCGCACGTTCGCCGAAGCCAGCCTCCAGCTCCACACCGATCCCGTCCCCCACCAGGAAGGTCTCACGCTCACCACTAGTCCATGA
- the gltX gene encoding glutamate--tRNA ligase — protein MSVRVRFAPSPTGFLHIGGLRTALYNFLFARHHGGSFILRIEDTDQERTVPGAVENIIEMLRWVGLEFDEGPHVGGPYGPYVQSQRLELYRRQVQVLIERGAAYYAFDTPEELERMRERQRRAGVAPKYDRFSMRNAFTLPPDEVQRLLADGAPVVIRLLVPLDEEIRFHDIIRGDIVVHSRDIDDQVLLKSDGFPTYHLANVVDDHFMRITHVIRGEEWIPSTPKHILLYRAFGWEPPQFAHLPLLLNPDRSKLSKRHGDVAVEDFRQQGYFPEALLNFVALLGWNPTADREIFTLEELIASFELSKVNRAPAIVDRKKLDWMNAQYLRMLPVERLALELQPILRSFNYPEFPLEYVVRVVALLRERVDRLPEIATFGDYMFVPPQQYDWAYFRKYWREELPGWLEELLALLEELEPFTMEQLQQQIRQFVEERGQPLRAIVHPLRLILTGKSVGAGIFETMEVLGKAECIHRIRSFLAERLPAVAEQMRTA, from the coding sequence ATGAGCGTCCGGGTCCGCTTTGCTCCTTCACCGACAGGCTTTCTCCACATCGGCGGACTGCGCACGGCATTGTACAACTTCCTCTTTGCCCGCCACCACGGCGGTTCTTTCATCCTACGAATTGAAGACACCGACCAAGAGCGCACCGTCCCTGGCGCCGTAGAGAACATCATCGAAATGCTGCGGTGGGTGGGGCTGGAGTTCGACGAAGGCCCCCACGTTGGCGGGCCCTATGGACCGTACGTGCAGTCCCAGCGGTTGGAGCTCTACCGACGACAAGTCCAGGTCCTCATTGAGCGCGGCGCTGCATACTACGCCTTCGACACCCCGGAAGAGCTCGAGCGCATGCGCGAACGGCAGCGCCGCGCTGGGGTCGCTCCGAAGTACGACCGCTTCTCGATGCGCAACGCCTTCACACTCCCACCAGATGAAGTCCAGCGCCTCCTGGCAGACGGAGCTCCTGTAGTCATCCGGCTTCTGGTGCCGCTGGATGAGGAGATTCGCTTCCACGACATTATCCGCGGAGACATTGTTGTCCACAGCCGTGACATCGACGACCAGGTCCTACTCAAATCCGACGGCTTCCCCACTTACCACCTGGCCAACGTGGTCGACGACCACTTCATGCGAATCACCCACGTCATCCGCGGCGAGGAGTGGATCCCTTCAACACCGAAGCACATCCTCCTCTACAGGGCCTTTGGATGGGAACCGCCACAGTTTGCCCACCTGCCGCTGCTCTTAAATCCCGACCGTAGCAAGCTCAGCAAGCGCCATGGCGACGTAGCAGTAGAGGATTTCCGTCAACAGGGCTACTTCCCAGAAGCCCTGCTCAACTTCGTTGCCCTCTTGGGCTGGAACCCTACGGCAGACCGGGAGATCTTCACCTTGGAAGAGCTCATCGCCAGCTTTGAGCTGAGCAAGGTCAATCGTGCCCCTGCAATCGTGGACCGTAAGAAGCTGGATTGGATGAATGCCCAGTACTTGAGGATGCTCCCTGTGGAGCGATTAGCTCTGGAGCTGCAGCCAATCCTGCGTTCGTTCAACTACCCAGAGTTCCCGCTGGAGTATGTTGTCCGTGTCGTTGCTCTCCTCCGCGAACGTGTCGACCGGCTACCTGAGATTGCAACGTTCGGGGACTACATGTTCGTTCCGCCCCAGCAGTACGACTGGGCATACTTCCGCAAGTACTGGCGCGAGGAGCTCCCTGGCTGGCTGGAGGAACTCCTGGCGCTTTTGGAGGAGCTGGAGCCCTTCACTATGGAGCAGCTTCAGCAGCAAATCCGACAGTTCGTGGAAGAGCGTGGGCAGCCACTACGAGCCATCGTGCATCCTCTTCGACTCATTCTAACGGGGAAATCCGTTGGCGCTGGCATCTTCGAGACGATGGAAGTGCTGGGGAAGGCAGAGTGTATCCACCGAATCCGCTCATTCCTCGCAGAGCGGCTCCCCGCCGTTGCTGAGCAGATGCGGACAGCATGA
- a CDS encoding sigma-54 dependent transcriptional regulator, producing MLEKRYTIVMIDDEHEWLSEAERLLKQHGYSFRGYTDPEEGLRFLQQSSEDVLAVLLDVMFDGEPKGLQLLPRVLQLRNAPVIMLSSYEQAVLVERAIKQGAETYVPKNQLETLPERLTSFAHQRQQVLQKPLEYLRSLGVLTQSQKMAEIAQKVQRVAPTRLSVLLLGETGTGKTLLAKAIHNESPRRDKPFVVVDVPNVARSQELFPSRLFGTVPGAFTGASPKPTDGFFHKADGGTLFLDEIGELSLEQQSDLLKPIEERRFYRVGSTKPEEVNIRFIAATNRDLPRLVDAGLFRRDLFERLQQESIYLPPLRERLEDIPVLARHFADELPKEIWDCPPVTTFEFSSASVEALQSYDWPGNIRELKNVVQRCLLIAHEEGTHSITPRIVRKAIEETKQTQRQNWKPDGSTTITPVQQAREQAEKEEIEKALRKHRGNVTRAARELRCSREHLHRKLKRYGIDLDRFRTSDA from the coding sequence ATGCTAGAGAAGCGCTACACGATCGTGATGATTGACGATGAGCACGAATGGCTCTCCGAAGCAGAGCGCCTGCTCAAGCAGCACGGCTACTCCTTCCGTGGCTACACCGACCCAGAGGAAGGCCTACGCTTTCTACAGCAATCTTCCGAGGACGTCCTTGCGGTTCTTTTGGACGTCATGTTTGACGGGGAGCCCAAGGGTCTGCAGCTACTGCCTAGGGTCCTGCAGCTCCGAAACGCACCGGTCATAATGCTTTCAAGCTACGAGCAGGCAGTGCTCGTGGAGAGGGCCATTAAGCAAGGGGCGGAGACGTATGTCCCCAAGAACCAACTAGAGACTCTGCCTGAGCGCCTTACCAGCTTCGCGCACCAGCGTCAGCAAGTCCTCCAAAAACCGCTGGAATACCTCCGTTCCCTTGGCGTCCTGACTCAGAGCCAGAAAATGGCAGAGATTGCCCAAAAAGTCCAGCGTGTCGCCCCGACACGGCTATCGGTTCTCCTCTTAGGAGAGACAGGAACGGGCAAGACTCTCCTAGCAAAGGCTATCCACAATGAAAGCCCGCGCAGAGATAAGCCATTCGTCGTCGTAGATGTCCCCAACGTAGCCCGCTCTCAAGAGCTTTTCCCTTCAAGACTCTTCGGAACTGTGCCGGGAGCATTTACTGGGGCTTCCCCCAAACCTACGGATGGCTTCTTCCACAAGGCTGACGGCGGTACACTCTTCCTGGATGAAATCGGAGAACTTTCGCTTGAGCAACAGTCGGACCTCCTCAAACCGATCGAGGAGAGGCGCTTCTATCGCGTTGGCTCCACGAAGCCGGAAGAGGTAAACATTCGCTTCATCGCTGCTACCAACCGTGACCTCCCTCGCCTTGTGGATGCAGGGCTCTTCCGACGTGACCTCTTCGAGCGGCTACAGCAAGAGAGCATCTACCTTCCTCCCCTGCGAGAGCGCCTAGAGGATATTCCAGTCTTGGCCCGTCACTTTGCCGACGAGTTACCGAAAGAGATCTGGGATTGTCCCCCCGTGACAACCTTCGAATTCTCCAGTGCTTCCGTAGAAGCGCTCCAATCCTACGACTGGCCGGGAAACATTCGGGAACTCAAGAACGTGGTCCAGAGATGCCTGCTCATCGCACACGAAGAGGGTACTCACAGCATCACCCCTCGCATCGTTCGGAAGGCAATAGAAGAGACCAAACAGACCCAACGACAGAATTGGAAGCCTGACGGTAGCACGACAATCACACCAGTCCAGCAAGCAAGAGAACAGGCTGAGAAGGAGGAAATAGAGAAGGCCCTGAGGAAACATCGAGGAAATGTCACAAGGGCAGCACGGGAATTACGCTGCTCACGAGAGCACCTGCACCGGAAACTCAAGCGCTACGGAATTGACCTCGACAGATTCCGCACCTCCGATGCTTAA
- the cysS gene encoding cysteine--tRNA ligase — protein sequence MLKIELFNTLSRQLEPFEPLQPGVVRMYTCGPTVYDYAHIGNMRAFLCADLLQRVLRVVGGYEVRWVMNITDIDDKTIRGSTPGSPSWLPEMGEQTDDPHENLRRYTSFYEQAFLEDIERLRIRRSDLFAMPRATDYIAPMQDLVRRIVEHGFGYIAGGSVYFDLSAWRRVAQYGRLFTVDPEAIKPGARIDVDQYERDEVSDFVLWKGRKPGEPYWEFGLHGHSLPGRPGWHLECSVMEHELLGLPFDIHTGGIDLRFPHHENEIAQSMAGYGVDPTRFWVHNEFLEVEGQKMSKSLGNFYTLRDLLSRGIDPLDVRFAMLGAHYRSPFNFTFPGIEAARRARERVQEYIYALHDEPAAADGMTVNTAAVRESVFCHLANDLHTPKAFAEFFSFINATPPSALSAESRREVLHFLSEFNLIVDVWDIAPRPQEEIPEEIRRLAELRWQLRLQRRYAESDAIREQIQRAGYTIKDLRDGYVIERR from the coding sequence ATGCTTAAGATTGAGCTCTTCAACACCCTCTCCCGCCAGCTCGAGCCCTTTGAGCCACTCCAACCGGGCGTAGTGCGAATGTACACGTGTGGTCCTACAGTCTACGACTACGCCCACATTGGGAACATGCGGGCTTTCCTCTGCGCCGACCTCCTCCAGCGGGTGCTGCGTGTCGTCGGAGGCTACGAAGTCCGGTGGGTGATGAACATCACCGACATCGACGACAAGACCATCCGCGGGAGCACCCCGGGCAGTCCCTCTTGGCTCCCGGAGATGGGAGAGCAGACAGACGACCCCCACGAGAACCTACGCCGATACACGAGCTTCTACGAACAGGCCTTCCTGGAGGACATCGAGCGGCTTCGTATCCGACGCAGCGACCTCTTCGCCATGCCGAGAGCCACCGATTACATCGCTCCCATGCAGGACCTAGTGCGCCGCATCGTAGAGCATGGCTTCGGATATATCGCCGGCGGGAGCGTCTACTTCGACCTCTCGGCTTGGCGGCGAGTTGCTCAATACGGGCGCCTCTTCACTGTGGACCCTGAGGCCATCAAGCCTGGTGCGCGCATTGACGTAGACCAGTACGAGCGCGATGAGGTCAGCGACTTCGTGCTCTGGAAAGGCCGCAAGCCGGGAGAGCCATACTGGGAGTTTGGACTCCACGGCCATTCCCTCCCTGGGCGCCCCGGATGGCACTTAGAGTGCTCCGTCATGGAGCACGAGCTCTTGGGACTCCCGTTTGATATCCACACCGGCGGCATAGACCTACGCTTCCCCCACCACGAGAACGAAATTGCTCAAAGCATGGCCGGTTACGGTGTGGACCCCACCCGCTTCTGGGTCCACAACGAGTTCTTGGAGGTAGAGGGCCAGAAGATGAGCAAATCGCTAGGCAACTTCTACACCCTCCGCGATCTGCTCTCTCGCGGGATCGATCCGCTGGACGTGCGCTTTGCGATGTTAGGAGCACACTACCGCTCCCCCTTCAACTTCACCTTCCCCGGCATAGAAGCCGCCCGCCGAGCTCGAGAGCGCGTCCAGGAGTACATCTACGCCTTGCACGACGAGCCAGCGGCTGCCGATGGGATGACGGTGAACACCGCCGCCGTCCGAGAGAGCGTCTTCTGCCACCTGGCCAACGACCTCCATACTCCAAAAGCCTTCGCTGAGTTCTTCAGCTTCATCAATGCCACTCCACCCAGTGCCCTCTCTGCAGAGAGTCGTCGTGAGGTCCTGCATTTCCTCTCGGAGTTCAACCTGATCGTGGACGTCTGGGATATCGCGCCTCGACCGCAGGAGGAAATCCCAGAAGAGATCCGCCGGCTGGCAGAGCTGCGATGGCAGTTGCGGCTCCAGCGCCGGTACGCCGAGTCCGATGCCATCCGAGAGCAAATCCAGCGGGCTGGCTACACGATCAAAGACCTGCGCGACGGGTACGTGATTGAGCGGCGATGA
- a CDS encoding DUF2520 domain-containing protein: MNELPTCGIVGPGRLGTTLALAFHRLGCLRWLKGRSPQHAVWAQAQGIPYREGWDDLPPVDLVWYTVPDQAITAVVEESIQALGTERLQQTALIHTAGSFGGEVFKGAPSGVEWGCAHPFQTFPWPPQPYLLRCVGWLVESPYPRVRQQLTLLIRVLEGIPVVVSCFPAEHRTRYHIAAVAASNVLTALLHFAFDIASSAGIPASVFLRPIAEASVRNTFSAIGSFPLTGPIIRADWPTLQRHLECLQGNERAVYRSLLLATASVAHSRGLLSEEQWNYLQQLLPPESV, from the coding sequence ATGAACGAATTGCCTACCTGCGGCATCGTCGGCCCTGGGCGCCTAGGAACCACGTTGGCCTTAGCATTCCACCGACTCGGATGCCTCCGGTGGCTCAAGGGACGCTCTCCCCAACATGCTGTGTGGGCTCAAGCTCAAGGGATACCATACAGAGAGGGCTGGGACGACTTGCCTCCTGTGGACCTCGTTTGGTATACCGTTCCCGACCAGGCTATCACGGCAGTCGTGGAGGAATCCATCCAAGCACTCGGCACGGAGCGTTTACAGCAGACCGCTCTCATCCACACCGCCGGCAGCTTCGGGGGAGAGGTCTTCAAAGGAGCGCCATCAGGTGTAGAATGGGGCTGCGCCCATCCCTTCCAGACCTTCCCTTGGCCGCCGCAGCCCTATCTCCTGCGCTGTGTTGGGTGGTTAGTGGAATCACCCTACCCTCGAGTGCGCCAACAGTTAACACTACTCATCCGTGTCCTGGAAGGTATCCCTGTCGTTGTTTCATGCTTCCCCGCTGAGCATCGCACTCGCTACCACATTGCCGCTGTGGCTGCCTCCAATGTGCTCACAGCGCTCTTGCATTTCGCTTTCGACATAGCCTCCTCCGCAGGCATCCCAGCCTCTGTGTTCCTCCGCCCAATTGCGGAGGCAAGCGTCCGAAACACCTTCTCCGCGATTGGCTCCTTCCCGTTGACCGGCCCCATCATACGCGCCGATTGGCCTACGCTCCAACGCCACCTGGAGTGCCTCCAAGGCAACGAACGGGCGGTCTACAGGAGCCTCCTCCTAGCCACTGCATCGGTGGCCCACTCCCGCGGGCTTCTCTCCGAGGAGCAATGGAACTACCTGCAGCAGCTACTTCCGCCAGAGTCCGTCTGA
- the dnaB gene encoding replicative DNA helicase: MPLQGTEGAADYPLEKFLQAGHRRTAEVIPLERLTERVPPHSVEAEMAVLGAMLLDRSALAKGVELLQPDCFYREAHQLLFAAMVSLFERGATVDALTVAEELRRRGLLERVGGTAYIAELTLRVPSVSAVEYYARIVLEHYIKRSLIRAAAEILYACYDDSTDALEELDRAESAIFEIAEKRLQQTAIPMRSLARTTFEVISHLMERGSRHGVTGIPTGYVRLDELLGGLQRSDFIVIAGRPSMGKTALALSIARNVAVEYRVPVAIFSLEMSAQQLALRLLAAEAQIDLHRLRTGRISPEQLSKIVQATGRLADAPIFVDDTPMLSLLELRAKSRRLRAEHNVQLVIVDYLQLVHPPKAESREREVALISRSLKMMAKELNIPVVALAQLNRAVESRADKRPMLADLRESGSLEQDADVVIFIHRPEMYGITTYDDGTPTEGTAEIIVGKQRNGPVGEVRLAYLRDFARFENLALHYPEPPPPPYDADTPF; the protein is encoded by the coding sequence ATGCCACTGCAAGGTACAGAGGGGGCTGCGGATTACCCGTTGGAGAAATTCCTGCAGGCAGGGCATCGTCGGACGGCAGAGGTCATCCCGCTAGAGCGGCTCACCGAACGTGTGCCGCCGCATTCTGTGGAGGCAGAGATGGCAGTGCTGGGTGCTATGCTGCTAGACCGCTCTGCCCTTGCCAAAGGTGTAGAGTTGCTCCAGCCTGACTGCTTTTATCGAGAGGCCCATCAACTCTTGTTTGCCGCTATGGTGTCGCTGTTCGAACGTGGGGCTACCGTTGACGCCCTAACAGTAGCGGAAGAACTGCGTCGGCGAGGCCTGCTGGAACGAGTTGGAGGAACAGCCTACATCGCGGAGCTCACCCTACGGGTCCCCTCAGTGAGCGCTGTAGAGTACTACGCCCGGATTGTGCTGGAGCACTACATCAAGCGGAGCCTCATCCGCGCTGCAGCCGAAATCCTCTATGCCTGCTACGACGACTCCACCGACGCCCTCGAAGAATTGGATCGGGCAGAGAGCGCCATTTTCGAGATTGCTGAGAAGCGGCTGCAACAGACTGCTATCCCCATGCGCTCGCTAGCCCGCACAACGTTTGAGGTGATTTCGCACCTCATGGAGCGGGGTTCGCGGCATGGTGTCACGGGTATCCCCACGGGCTACGTCCGGCTGGACGAACTCCTTGGAGGCCTGCAGCGGTCGGATTTCATCGTCATTGCAGGCCGTCCTTCGATGGGCAAGACAGCGCTAGCGCTCTCGATTGCCCGCAACGTAGCCGTGGAGTATCGGGTCCCAGTGGCCATCTTTTCACTGGAGATGTCCGCCCAGCAGCTCGCGCTGCGCCTCTTGGCGGCCGAAGCCCAGATAGACCTCCACCGGCTCCGCACCGGCCGCATTAGTCCCGAGCAGCTCTCCAAGATCGTCCAAGCCACTGGGCGCTTAGCCGATGCTCCGATCTTTGTTGACGACACCCCGATGCTGTCGCTCCTGGAGTTACGGGCGAAGTCGCGCCGGCTGAGAGCCGAGCACAACGTGCAGCTGGTGATCGTAGACTACCTCCAGCTAGTCCACCCGCCGAAGGCAGAGAGCCGCGAGCGCGAAGTGGCGCTGATTTCCCGCTCGCTGAAGATGATGGCAAAAGAGCTCAATATCCCCGTGGTAGCGCTGGCGCAGCTCAACCGTGCTGTGGAGTCACGGGCAGACAAACGCCCAATGCTGGCAGACCTACGAGAATCCGGCTCCTTGGAGCAGGATGCTGATGTCGTCATCTTCATCCACCGTCCAGAGATGTACGGCATCACGACGTACGACGACGGCACTCCAACGGAAGGCACTGCCGAGATCATCGTCGGCAAGCAGCGCAATGGCCCGGTTGGCGAGGTTCGGCTAGCCTATCTCCGAGACTTCGCCCGGTTCGAGAACCTGGCGCTCCACTACCCCGAACCGCCACCACCGCCGTACGACGCAGACACCCCGTTCTAA